In Anaerotignum faecicola, a genomic segment contains:
- a CDS encoding replication-associated recombination protein A, which produces MDLFEYNRSLQGGKEAPLAARMRPSCLEDFVGQEHIVGKGKLLYRAIQSDRLSSVIFYGPPGTGKTTLAKIIANTTKSKFCQINATTAGIKEIKETVEDAKAELGMYGKKTILFIDEIHRFNKSQQDALLPHVEDGTLILIGATTENPYFEVNKALVSRSIVFELRQLEDRDIKRLLERALTDEKNGMGVYHARMDADAMDFLANTANGDARAALNALELAVLTTEPQTDKTIHITLEEAQECIQKRALNYDRDGDNHYDTISAFIKSMRGSDPDAALYYLAKMIYAGEDPKFIARRVVICASEDVGNADPHALQVAVSAMQAVNFIGMPEGRIPLAQAVTYVACAPKSNAAYLGIDKALSDVRNIRIRTVPPHLKDSHYSGAKELEHGVGYKYAHDYPGHYVKQQYLPDELVGTVYYAMTENGVERRMQEHLRRLKGE; this is translated from the coding sequence ATGGACTTATTTGAATATAACCGCAGCTTGCAGGGCGGCAAGGAGGCACCGCTTGCGGCAAGGATGCGCCCAAGCTGCCTGGAGGATTTTGTCGGACAGGAGCATATTGTCGGGAAGGGCAAGCTGCTTTACAGAGCCATTCAGAGCGATAGGCTCAGCTCTGTTATTTTTTATGGCCCGCCGGGGACAGGCAAGACCACTCTGGCGAAAATCATTGCCAACACCACGAAAAGCAAATTCTGCCAGATTAACGCGACAACGGCAGGCATAAAGGAGATTAAGGAAACGGTGGAGGATGCCAAGGCGGAGCTTGGGATGTACGGCAAAAAGACGATTTTGTTTATTGACGAGATTCACAGGTTTAACAAAAGCCAGCAGGATGCCCTTCTGCCGCATGTGGAGGACGGGACGCTGATTTTGATTGGGGCGACAACGGAAAATCCTTATTTTGAGGTGAATAAGGCGTTGGTTTCCCGCTCGATTGTCTTTGAGCTGCGGCAGCTTGAGGACAGGGACATCAAAAGGCTGCTGGAGCGGGCGTTGACGGATGAGAAAAACGGCATGGGCGTTTATCATGCGAGGATGGATGCGGACGCGATGGATTTTCTTGCAAATACGGCAAACGGGGACGCGAGAGCCGCGCTCAACGCTTTGGAGCTTGCGGTGCTGACAACGGAGCCGCAGACGGACAAAACGATTCACATTACCTTGGAGGAGGCACAGGAGTGTATCCAGAAGCGCGCGCTGAATTATGATAGGGATGGGGACAACCATTATGATACGATTTCCGCGTTCATCAAGAGCATGCGCGGATCTGACCCAGATGCGGCTTTGTATTATCTGGCGAAGATGATTTATGCAGGGGAAGACCCGAAATTTATTGCGCGGCGGGTTGTTATCTGTGCATCGGAGGATGTCGGCAATGCAGATCCGCACGCTTTGCAGGTGGCGGTTTCTGCCATGCAGGCGGTCAATTTTATCGGGATGCCGGAGGGGCGGATTCCCTTGGCGCAGGCGGTGACATACGTTGCCTGTGCGCCGAAAAGCAATGCCGCCTATCTTGGGATTGACAAGGCGCTGAGCGATGTACGCAATATTCGGATTCGGACGGTGCCGCCGCACCTGAAGGACAGCCATTACAGCGGTGCGAAGGAATTGGAGCATGGCGTAGGCTACAAATACGCACATGATTATCCCGGACATTATGTGAAGCAGCAATATCTGCCGGATGAATTGGTTGGCACGGTATATTATGCAATGACGGAGAACGGCGTGGAGCGGCGCATGCAGGAGCATCTGAGGCGGCTGAAGGGGGAGTAA
- a CDS encoding sodium-dependent transporter: MKKRDSFTNRLGFILACVGSAVGMGNLWMFPTRVSLYGGGSFLIPYFIFVVLIGATGVIGEMAFGRAARSGPVNAFGMALESRGKRKLGEALGLIPMVGALAMAIGYTVVMGWILKYAVGTFTGATLAPADVDSYAAAFGGMASAFGNNGWQIAALLLCILIMMMGIGQGIEKANKIMMPLFFLLFVGLAVYIALQPGAVAGYRYIFRVDPVALKSPMTWIYALGQAFFSLSIAGNGTIIYGSYLSDEENIPASAARVAFFDTLAACLAALVIIPAMATTGSQLDQGGPGLMFIFLPHLFHSMPGGSLFAIIFFVAVLFAGMTSLLNLYETPIATLQEKFNFARVPACLTIGIIGIVVSICIQGIVSGWMDVLSIYICPLGAGLAAIMFFWFCKREFVEAEVNKGRDKPLFPWFYPLCKYVLCPVCVLVLILGALNGGIG; the protein is encoded by the coding sequence ATGAAAAAACGTGATTCTTTTACCAACAGGCTCGGCTTCATCCTTGCCTGCGTGGGTTCCGCGGTCGGCATGGGCAATCTCTGGATGTTCCCGACAAGGGTCTCCCTTTACGGCGGCGGTTCCTTTCTGATTCCTTATTTTATCTTTGTTGTGCTGATTGGCGCAACAGGTGTCATCGGGGAAATGGCATTCGGGCGTGCGGCACGCTCCGGCCCTGTCAATGCCTTCGGTATGGCTCTGGAAAGCCGCGGCAAGCGCAAGCTGGGGGAGGCATTGGGGCTGATTCCCATGGTCGGCGCACTGGCAATGGCAATCGGCTACACCGTTGTCATGGGCTGGATTCTGAAATACGCCGTCGGCACATTTACCGGTGCAACCCTTGCCCCTGCGGATGTCGATTCCTATGCGGCAGCATTTGGCGGCATGGCAAGCGCCTTCGGCAATAACGGGTGGCAGATTGCGGCACTGCTCCTCTGCATCCTGATTATGATGATGGGCATTGGGCAGGGCATCGAAAAAGCAAATAAAATCATGATGCCGCTGTTTTTTCTGCTGTTTGTCGGGCTTGCTGTCTATATTGCATTACAGCCCGGTGCAGTTGCAGGCTATCGCTATATCTTTCGTGTAGACCCTGTCGCACTGAAAAGCCCTATGACATGGATTTACGCACTCGGACAGGCGTTCTTCTCCCTCTCCATCGCAGGCAACGGCACCATCATCTATGGCTCCTATCTCTCCGATGAAGAAAATATTCCTGCCTCTGCGGCGCGCGTTGCCTTCTTTGATACTCTGGCGGCATGCCTTGCGGCACTGGTCATCATTCCTGCCATGGCAACCACAGGCTCTCAGCTGGATCAGGGCGGTCCCGGGCTGATGTTCATCTTCCTGCCGCATCTGTTCCACAGCATGCCCGGCGGCTCTCTGTTCGCCATCATTTTCTTTGTGGCAGTGCTGTTCGCAGGGATGACCTCTCTCCTCAATCTGTATGAAACGCCCATCGCAACCCTACAGGAAAAATTCAACTTTGCCCGCGTGCCTGCCTGCCTTACCATCGGCATCATCGGCATCGTTGTTTCCATCTGTATCCAAGGCATTGTTTCCGGTTGGATGGATGTGCTGTCCATTTATATCTGCCCCCTCGGCGCAGGTCTGGCGGCAATCATGTTCTTCTGGTTCTGCAAGCGTGAATTTGTGGAAGCAGAGGTCAATAAGGGACGGGATAAGCCCCTGTTCCCTTGGTTCTATCCGCTCTGTAAATATGTCCTCTGCCCCGTCTGCGTTCTGGTGCTGATTCTCGGCGCACTGAACGGCGGCATCGGCTAA
- the queA gene encoding tRNA preQ1(34) S-adenosylmethionine ribosyltransferase-isomerase QueA, whose amino-acid sequence MKTSDFYFDLPEELIAQEPLADRASSRLMVVHKDSGKREHRHFRDIKEYLRAGDCLVINNTKVLPARLYGERVGTGAAMEILLLVRKDMDTWEVLVRPGKKARPGDRISFGGGKLIAEVLEVIEGGNRIIKFEYEGVFENILEELGEMPLPPYITHKLEDKNRYQTVYAEHEGSAAAPTAGLHFTPELLKEIEDMGVRIAHVTLHVGLGTFRPVKVEDVLEHEMHSEYYVVEPEQAAIMNETKKNGGRIIAVGTTSTRTLESVTDENGVIQPKSGWTKIFIYPGYTFKAVDCLVTNFHLPESTLIMLVSALMGKELVMESYAEAVKERYRFFSFGDACLFLAKEK is encoded by the coding sequence ATGAAAACAAGTGATTTTTACTTTGACCTGCCTGAAGAATTGATTGCGCAGGAGCCGCTTGCGGACAGAGCATCCAGCCGTCTGATGGTGGTGCATAAGGACAGCGGAAAGCGTGAGCATCGGCATTTTCGGGACATTAAAGAGTATCTGCGCGCAGGGGACTGTCTGGTTATCAACAATACCAAGGTTTTGCCTGCCAGATTATACGGCGAAAGAGTCGGCACAGGCGCGGCGATGGAGATTCTTTTGCTGGTGAGAAAGGATATGGATACATGGGAGGTTCTGGTGCGCCCGGGGAAAAAAGCGCGCCCCGGTGACAGGATTTCCTTTGGCGGCGGCAAGCTGATTGCGGAGGTTTTAGAGGTCATCGAAGGCGGCAATCGTATTATCAAATTTGAATATGAGGGCGTGTTTGAAAATATTCTGGAGGAGCTGGGAGAAATGCCCCTGCCCCCCTACATTACGCATAAGCTGGAGGACAAAAACCGTTATCAGACGGTTTATGCGGAGCATGAGGGCTCTGCGGCGGCACCCACGGCAGGTCTGCATTTTACGCCGGAATTATTAAAGGAAATTGAAGACATGGGGGTAAGGATTGCCCATGTTACCCTGCATGTTGGTCTGGGCACCTTTCGCCCCGTGAAGGTGGAGGATGTGCTGGAGCATGAAATGCACTCTGAGTATTATGTGGTAGAGCCGGAGCAGGCGGCGATTATGAATGAAACGAAGAAAAACGGCGGCCGCATCATTGCCGTCGGCACAACAAGCACAAGAACACTGGAATCCGTAACGGATGAAAACGGCGTGATTCAGCCCAAAAGCGGCTGGACGAAGATTTTCATTTATCCCGGATACACCTTCAAGGCGGTGGATTGCCTTGTGACAAATTTCCATCTGCCGGAATCTACGCTGATTATGCTGGTTTCTGCGCTGATGGGGAAGGAGCTTGTGATGGAAAGCTATGCCGAGGCGGTAAAGGAGCGGTATCGGTTCTTTAGCTTCGGGGATGCGTGTCTGTTTCTGGCAAAAGAAAAATGA
- a CDS encoding SpoIID/LytB domain-containing protein yields MKGKKKIASILACAMLLSAAPVEAMAYTVPDTVRVGLESVCKNVASASIGVWELQIGMQKGDGFQRGGVITSSGLFTARPAVGDYIAVDKTMDCADALDMANDMKKSGLDTYAAYLSGGDWTVYVKDASVSAVEAAADENASRVSFEGVAITGGEAPVLVPENAVMMGGNVADTFKLNSMPYRGMLTFSVNGSSMTGVNIIGLEEYLYGVVPSEMPKSYDAEALKAQAVAARTYAMTKLGAHTGSGYQLCDTTACQVYKGYSNESDATTAAVDATAGEVACYNGSPIEAVFSASTGGYTESSENVWNTAVPYLRAVPEPGEYGDNSWTKTLTLDELTALLQAKGENIGTAKDIVITKLSTGGRVQELQIVGTSGTKTLTKEAIRTYFSSACGTLPSKMFTINGKGGTVTGGTSTSAKGGLLSAAARQGIVAKTEGALSYLNGKKLSVDVDAAQPAQNTDNGAYAVYNVSISTVANGKFVFSGSGSGHGVGLSQKGAQGMAQMGYDYKEILCHYYTGITIEG; encoded by the coding sequence ATGAAGGGAAAAAAGAAAATTGCTTCGATTCTGGCGTGTGCCATGCTTTTGAGTGCGGCACCCGTAGAAGCAATGGCATATACAGTACCCGATACGGTGCGTGTCGGGCTGGAATCGGTTTGTAAAAACGTGGCATCCGCAAGCATCGGTGTGTGGGAATTGCAGATTGGCATGCAGAAGGGCGATGGCTTTCAAAGGGGCGGCGTGATTACCTCAAGCGGTCTGTTTACGGCAAGGCCTGCCGTGGGGGACTATATCGCAGTGGACAAAACGATGGACTGTGCGGACGCATTGGACATGGCAAATGACATGAAAAAAAGCGGATTGGACACCTATGCGGCGTACCTGAGCGGAGGGGACTGGACGGTCTATGTGAAGGATGCCTCTGTTTCCGCTGTGGAGGCTGCGGCAGATGAAAATGCAAGCCGCGTTTCCTTTGAGGGCGTTGCGATTACGGGCGGCGAAGCCCCTGTGCTTGTGCCGGAGAATGCCGTCATGATGGGCGGCAATGTGGCAGATACCTTTAAGCTCAACAGCATGCCCTACCGCGGAATGCTGACGTTTTCCGTGAATGGCAGCAGCATGACGGGCGTGAATATCATTGGCTTAGAGGAATATCTCTACGGCGTGGTGCCTTCCGAAATGCCGAAAAGCTATGACGCAGAAGCGCTGAAGGCGCAGGCGGTTGCGGCGCGCACCTATGCCATGACGAAGCTGGGCGCGCATACGGGCAGCGGCTATCAGCTCTGCGACACCACAGCCTGTCAGGTTTATAAGGGCTACAGCAATGAGTCGGATGCCACCACAGCGGCGGTAGATGCAACGGCAGGCGAGGTTGCCTGCTACAACGGCAGCCCGATTGAAGCGGTGTTCTCCGCATCTACAGGCGGCTATACCGAAAGCAGTGAAAACGTATGGAATACGGCGGTGCCGTATCTGCGTGCGGTTCCCGAACCGGGGGAATATGGCGATAACAGCTGGACAAAGACTTTGACACTGGATGAGCTGACTGCGCTTTTGCAGGCGAAGGGTGAGAATATCGGCACAGCAAAGGATATTGTGATTACGAAGCTTTCCACAGGCGGGCGGGTGCAGGAGCTGCAAATCGTCGGCACAAGCGGTACAAAAACGCTGACGAAGGAAGCCATTCGGACCTATTTTTCCTCTGCCTGCGGCACACTGCCGAGCAAGATGTTTACAATTAACGGCAAGGGCGGCACGGTAACGGGCGGCACGAGCACAAGCGCGAAGGGCGGTCTGCTTTCTGCGGCAGCAAGGCAGGGCATTGTTGCAAAAACAGAGGGTGCGCTTTCCTATCTGAATGGGAAAAAGCTTTCCGTTGATGTGGATGCAGCACAGCCTGCGCAGAATACCGATAACGGAGCCTATGCGGTTTACAACGTGAGCATCAGCACCGTTGCGAATGGAAAATTCGTATTTTCCGGCAGCGGCAGCGGTCATGGTGTCGGCTTGAGCCAGAAGGGCGCACAGGGCATGGCACAGATGGGCTATGATTATAAGGAAATTCTGTGCCATTACTATACAGGCATTACGATTGAGGGCTGA
- the leuA gene encoding 2-isopropylmalate synthase: MMNYTKYRPYPTMDMPNRKWPNNTITKAPVWCSVDMRDGNQSLEIPMNLPEKLKFFQFLVDTGFKEIEIGFPAASDTEFEFARCLIDNNLIPDDVTVQVLTQSRPHIIHKTFEALKGAKKAIVHLYNSTSTLQRDVVFGNSMQETIDLAVAGAKQIKEEAAAIPETEFFFEYSPESFTGTEMPFAVEICNAVLDVWEPTPDHKAIINLPSTVEMATPNIYADQIEYCCENLKYRNSIYVSLHAHNDRGTAVAATELAMLAGADRVEGTLFGNGERTGNTDIMNVAMNIFSQGIDPELDFSHIDEAVKIYEESTRMSISPRHPYAGSLVYTAFSGSHQDAIRKGMEAMKQHPDHWEVPYLPIDPMDVGRNYDPIVRINSQSGKGGVAFVLEQNFGLYLPKAFQQDFSTVTTSMSDRQHKDLTPADIYEAFIDHYVDGRAPLELVTYKEIVLKNHEDVAIEAECNFNGKPLTLKGTGNGIISALCHAIEDYFHIVMEVVDYREHSMSHGTKSRAISYIQIADNEGGIYFGAGTSSNITKSGLRAVVSTTNKIIR, from the coding sequence ATGATGAACTACACAAAATACAGACCCTACCCCACAATGGACATGCCCAACCGCAAATGGCCCAATAACACCATCACAAAAGCACCCGTATGGTGCAGCGTTGACATGAGAGACGGCAACCAGTCCTTGGAAATTCCCATGAACCTGCCCGAAAAACTGAAATTCTTCCAGTTTCTGGTGGATACAGGGTTTAAGGAAATCGAAATCGGCTTCCCTGCGGCAAGCGATACCGAATTTGAATTTGCAAGATGCCTGATTGACAACAACCTGATTCCCGATGATGTTACCGTACAGGTGCTGACACAGAGCAGACCCCACATCATCCATAAAACCTTCGAAGCATTGAAGGGTGCAAAAAAAGCAATCGTACATCTGTATAACTCCACCTCCACCCTGCAAAGAGATGTTGTTTTCGGCAATTCCATGCAGGAAACCATTGATCTGGCAGTTGCAGGCGCAAAGCAGATTAAGGAAGAAGCAGCAGCTATCCCCGAAACGGAGTTTTTCTTTGAATATTCTCCCGAAAGCTTCACAGGCACAGAAATGCCCTTTGCCGTAGAAATCTGCAATGCGGTTCTGGATGTCTGGGAGCCCACACCCGACCACAAGGCAATCATCAACCTGCCCTCTACCGTAGAAATGGCGACACCCAATATCTACGCCGACCAGATTGAATACTGCTGTGAAAACCTGAAATACAGAAACAGCATTTACGTCAGCCTGCATGCACACAACGACCGCGGCACAGCCGTAGCGGCAACCGAGCTGGCTATGCTGGCAGGGGCTGACCGTGTGGAAGGCACACTGTTCGGCAACGGCGAAAGAACCGGCAACACAGACATCATGAATGTAGCCATGAACATCTTCTCTCAGGGCATTGACCCCGAACTGGATTTCAGCCATATTGATGAAGCCGTAAAGATTTACGAGGAATCCACAAGAATGAGCATTTCCCCCAGACACCCCTATGCAGGCTCTCTGGTTTATACAGCCTTCTCCGGTTCTCATCAGGATGCCATCAGAAAGGGTATGGAAGCAATGAAGCAGCATCCCGACCACTGGGAGGTTCCTTATCTGCCCATCGACCCTATGGATGTCGGCAGAAACTACGACCCCATCGTTCGTATCAACAGCCAGAGCGGCAAGGGCGGCGTTGCCTTCGTTCTGGAACAGAATTTCGGTCTGTATCTGCCCAAGGCCTTCCAGCAGGATTTCAGCACTGTTACCACAAGCATGAGCGACAGACAGCATAAGGATCTGACACCTGCTGATATCTACGAAGCATTCATCGACCATTATGTAGACGGCAGAGCCCCTCTGGAGCTGGTTACATATAAGGAAATCGTTCTGAAAAATCATGAGGACGTTGCCATTGAGGCAGAATGTAACTTCAACGGCAAGCCCCTTACATTGAAAGGCACCGGCAACGGCATTATTTCCGCTCTTTGCCATGCCATCGAGGACTACTTCCATATCGTGATGGAGGTTGTGGACTACAGAGAACATTCCATGTCCCACGGCACAAAATCCCGTGCAATCTCCTACATCCAGATTGCCGATAACGAAGGCGGCATATATTTCGGCGCAGGCACATCCAGCAATATCACAAAATCCGGTCTGCGTGCGGTAGTGAGCACAACAAACAAGATTATCAGATAA
- the leuC gene encoding 3-isopropylmalate dehydratase large subunit — protein MGMTMTQKILAAHAGEASVKAGQLIQAKLDIVMGNDITTAVALKEFQKTGAKEVFDKDKVVIVLDHFTPNKDIKAAEQCKACRTFAYDMEVKNFFDVGQMGIEHALLPEKGIVVPGQVIIGADSHTCTYGALGAFSTGIGSTDMAIGMATGEAWFKVPSAIKFVLTGKPAKWVSGKDIILHIIGMIGVDGALYRSMEFVGDGIQYLTMDDRFSMANMAIEAGAKNGIFPVDEKTMEYVKEHSAKEPVVYEADPDAEYDEVYTIDLSKLRPTVAFPHLPENTKTIDEAGEIAIDQVVIGSCTNGRLNDMRIAAEILRGKQVHPKVRTIVIPATQQIYLDCIRLGYVEDIVKAGAIFSTPTCGPCLGGHMGILAAGERCVSTTNRNFVGRMGHTESEVYLASPAVAAASAIAGYIADPEKIAGGME, from the coding sequence ATGGGAATGACAATGACACAAAAGATTCTTGCAGCCCATGCGGGGGAAGCAAGCGTAAAAGCCGGACAGCTGATTCAGGCAAAATTGGATATTGTTATGGGCAACGACATCACAACCGCCGTTGCTTTGAAGGAATTTCAGAAAACAGGCGCAAAGGAGGTTTTTGATAAGGATAAGGTGGTTATCGTTCTGGATCACTTTACCCCCAACAAGGACATCAAGGCGGCAGAGCAGTGCAAGGCCTGCCGTACCTTTGCTTATGATATGGAAGTGAAGAACTTCTTCGACGTTGGACAGATGGGCATTGAGCACGCCCTTCTGCCCGAAAAAGGGATTGTTGTTCCCGGTCAGGTTATCATCGGCGCAGATTCCCATACCTGTACCTACGGCGCATTGGGTGCGTTCTCCACGGGCATCGGCAGCACCGATATGGCAATCGGCATGGCAACCGGCGAAGCATGGTTCAAGGTGCCCAGTGCCATCAAATTCGTGCTGACAGGCAAGCCTGCAAAATGGGTCAGCGGCAAGGATATCATCCTGCACATCATTGGCATGATTGGTGTGGACGGCGCACTGTACCGCAGCATGGAATTTGTCGGCGACGGAATTCAGTATCTGACGATGGATGACCGCTTCTCCATGGCGAATATGGCAATCGAGGCAGGCGCAAAAAATGGTATTTTCCCCGTGGATGAAAAAACAATGGAATATGTAAAGGAACATTCCGCAAAAGAGCCTGTTGTTTACGAGGCGGACCCCGATGCGGAATATGACGAGGTTTATACGATTGATTTAAGCAAATTAAGACCGACCGTTGCCTTCCCTCATCTGCCCGAAAACACAAAAACGATTGACGAAGCAGGCGAGATTGCCATCGATCAGGTTGTCATCGGCTCCTGCACCAACGGCAGACTGAACGATATGAGGATTGCGGCAGAAATTCTCAGAGGCAAACAGGTACACCCCAAGGTACGCACCATCGTTATTCCTGCCACACAGCAGATTTATCTGGACTGCATCCGTCTTGGCTATGTAGAGGATATCGTAAAAGCAGGCGCAATTTTCAGCACCCCTACCTGCGGCCCCTGCCTTGGCGGGCACATGGGGATTCTGGCAGCAGGCGAACGCTGCGTATCCACAACGAACAGAAACTTTGTCGGCAGAATGGGTCATACAGAAAGTGAAGTGTATCTGGCAAGCCCCGCAGTTGCAGCAGCATCTGCCATCGCAGGCTATATTGCAGACCCCGAAAAGATTGCAGGAGGGATGGAATAA
- the leuD gene encoding 3-isopropylmalate dehydratase small subunit produces METAKGKVFKYGDNVDTDVIIPARYLNVSSGEELAKYCMIDIDADFVNNVKEGDIIVATKNFGCGSSREHAPLAIKCAGISCVIASTFARIFYRNAINIGLPILECEEATNDIDAGDTVSVDFNTGVITNETKGKTYQAEPFPAFMQRIMAAGGLVTYTKEKIEG; encoded by the coding sequence ATGGAAACAGCAAAAGGGAAAGTCTTTAAATACGGGGATAACGTCGATACAGACGTTATCATCCCCGCAAGATATCTGAACGTATCCAGCGGCGAGGAGCTGGCAAAATACTGCATGATTGATATTGATGCGGATTTCGTAAACAATGTAAAGGAAGGCGACATTATCGTAGCCACAAAGAATTTCGGCTGTGGCTCCTCTCGTGAGCATGCCCCTCTGGCAATCAAATGCGCAGGCATTTCCTGCGTCATTGCGTCCACCTTCGCCAGAATTTTCTACCGCAATGCCATCAATATCGGCTTGCCGATTCTGGAATGTGAGGAAGCCACAAATGATATTGATGCAGGCGATACCGTATCTGTTGATTTCAATACAGGCGTGATTACAAACGAAACAAAGGGCAAAACCTATCAGGCTGAGCCGTTCCCTGCATTCATGCAGAGGATTATGGCTGCGGGCGGTCTGGTAACATATACAAAGGAAAAAATCGAAGGTTAA
- the leuB gene encoding 3-isopropylmalate dehydrogenase: MGSYHITVLKGDGIGPDVVTEAMGVLECVGKKYGHDFVFNEKLAGGCAYDAYGEPLPEETLEACKNSDAILLGAVGGPKWDHLPANLRPEAGALLKLRSSLGLYANLRPAIIHKALSDASPIKPEIIGDSLDILVVRELTGGIYFGERGYREGKHGEEAYDVEAYSEFEIKRIAVQAFEAAMKRNKHVTSIDKANVLESSKLWRRTVTEVAKDYPEVELDHMYVDNAAMQLVRNPKHFDVIVTSNIFGDIISDEASQITGSIGMLPSASLADGAFGMYEPIHGSAPDIAGKDMANPIATILSAAMLLKFSFGLVAESQAIEDAVTKVLDAGYRTPDIYSEGTKKIGTKEMGKRICDAINA; the protein is encoded by the coding sequence ATGGGTTCTTATCATATTACAGTATTAAAGGGGGACGGCATCGGCCCCGATGTTGTGACTGAAGCCATGGGCGTATTGGAATGTGTCGGCAAAAAATACGGTCATGACTTTGTATTCAATGAAAAGCTGGCAGGCGGCTGTGCGTATGATGCGTATGGCGAGCCCCTGCCTGAGGAAACCTTAGAGGCCTGCAAAAACAGTGACGCCATTCTCTTGGGTGCGGTTGGCGGTCCGAAATGGGATCATCTGCCTGCTAATCTCCGCCCCGAAGCAGGCGCTTTGCTGAAGCTGCGCAGCAGTCTGGGGCTGTATGCAAACCTGCGCCCTGCCATCATCCATAAGGCTTTGAGCGACGCAAGCCCCATCAAGCCCGAAATCATCGGCGACAGTCTGGATATTCTGGTTGTCAGAGAGCTGACAGGCGGCATTTATTTCGGGGAGCGCGGCTATCGTGAAGGCAAGCACGGCGAAGAAGCGTATGATGTTGAAGCATATAGCGAATTTGAAATCAAACGCATTGCCGTACAGGCCTTTGAAGCCGCTATGAAGCGCAATAAGCACGTTACCAGCATTGATAAGGCAAACGTTCTGGAAAGCAGTAAGCTGTGGCGCAGAACCGTGACAGAGGTTGCAAAGGATTATCCTGAGGTGGAATTGGACCACATGTATGTGGATAATGCCGCAATGCAGCTGGTGAGAAATCCCAAGCATTTCGATGTTATCGTAACCTCTAATATTTTCGGGGATATTATTTCCGATGAAGCAAGCCAAATTACCGGCTCTATCGGGATGCTGCCCTCCGCAAGTCTGGCGGACGGCGCATTCGGGATGTATGAGCCCATCCATGGCTCCGCCCCCGATATCGCAGGCAAGGATATGGCAAACCCCATCGCAACTATTCTTTCCGCCGCTATGCTGCTGAAATTCTCCTTCGGTCTGGTTGCAGAATCGCAGGCGATTGAGGATGCTGTCACAAAGGTATTGGATGCAGGCTACAGAACCCCCGATATCTACAGCGAAGGCACCAAAAAAATCGGCACAAAGGAAATGGGCAAGCGCATCTGCGATGCCATTAACGCATAA
- a CDS encoding MerR family transcriptional regulator gives MYTIGQVSELFQLPVSTLRYYDKEGLFPEIKRSGGIRHFDTKELEALRLVECLKKTGMEIKNIKQFMQWCTEGSETYPKRLELIQKQKLECEKEIKRMEKALAMLKFKCWYYETALADGNEDRIQELLPDRLPEEIQAYYDASHTD, from the coding sequence ATGTATACCATCGGTCAGGTATCCGAACTGTTCCAATTACCCGTTTCCACCCTGCGCTATTATGATAAGGAGGGACTGTTCCCCGAAATCAAGCGCAGCGGCGGCATCCGCCATTTTGATACCAAGGAGCTGGAAGCCCTGCGGCTGGTGGAATGTCTGAAAAAAACCGGCATGGAAATCAAAAACATCAAGCAGTTTATGCAATGGTGTACCGAGGGCAGTGAAACCTATCCCAAGCGTCTGGAATTGATTCAGAAGCAGAAGCTGGAATGTGAAAAGGAAATCAAGCGCATGGAAAAGGCGCTCGCCATGCTGAAATTCAAATGCTGGTATTACGAAACGGCTCTTGCGGACGGCAATGAGGACAGAATCCAGGAGCTGCTGCCAGACCGCCTGCCGGAAGAAATTCAGGCATACTATGATGCCTCACATACAGACTGA